One stretch of Diabrotica undecimpunctata isolate CICGRU chromosome 5, icDiaUnde3, whole genome shotgun sequence DNA includes these proteins:
- the LOC140442402 gene encoding uncharacterized protein, protein MDGWFLVIDKICDGLSSHNMNLNAFQILENITLADTEFYKTNKIDLLLEAIVFWELLCIWQFKLNKKGPFIQETKLGWIVSGPIPGSNAHNEKRICNFAENKNIKSQLQRFWSLNECRRATPYTAEELKCEERKLEKYAELKQQYHDFMLEYIQLGYMSKVEDKDQVLEAAYYLCHHKVIKNSSITMKCRVVFDGSTVRDSGISINNTLMTGPRL, encoded by the coding sequence ATGGATGGTTGGTTTTTGGTAATCGATAAGATTTGTGACGGTCTATCGTCACACAACATGAATTTAAATGCTTTTCAAATTCTGGAAAATATTACTTTAGCGGATACTGAattttacaaaacaaataaaatagacTTGCTACTTGAAGCAATTGTATTTTGGGAGTTACTGTGTATATGGCAGTTCAAATTGAATAAAAAAGGGCCTTTTATTCAAGAAACCAAATTAGGCTGGATTGTATCAGGGCCTATACCAGGGAGTAATGCTCACAATGAAAAACGAATTTGCAATTTCGcggaaaataaaaacattaaatcaCAATTACAACGGTTTTGGAGTTTAAATGAATGTAGACGAGCTACACCTTATACAGCGGAAGAACTAAAATGTGAGGAAAGGAAATTAGAAAAGTATGCCGAGCTGAAGCAGCAATATCATGATTTTATGTTAGAATATATTCAATTAGGGTACATGTCCAAGGTTGAAGATAAAGATCAAGTCTTAGAAGCTGCTTATTATCTTTGTCATCATAAGGTGATAAAGAATTCTTCGATCACTATGAAATGCAGGGTTGTTTTTGATGGGTCTACGGTTAGAGATTCGGGAATTTCTATAAATAATACGTTAATGACGGGTCCTAGATTatag